One window of the Shewanella cyperi genome contains the following:
- a CDS encoding cytochrome c3 family protein: MNNLLKLSLAVATVLMAGNAMAVQTKSIVDSKHNLGSTSVASPTATRNSTTATTEVCVFCHTPHGGVAKDGDGNAVAPLWNKSLPAKASFSTYNTLGTATLQGSVTSVGSVSIACLSCHDGSQAMDVMINQPGSGGYNAAGARLAGTWTSPDGTVDTATGKMKTTDPIPGLGTDLTNDHPIGIQYAGGLRSGQTDRSLSASYKNPDFRGLASTSINGNTVWYVPVPATNATTGVANAINGTQISPVSGIRNKTDMALYTRTDAGIDAGAAQPFVECASCHDPHQADTKTFLRIDNTGSAVCLACHVK, translated from the coding sequence ATGAATAACTTACTTAAACTCAGTCTGGCGGTGGCAACCGTGCTGATGGCAGGCAATGCCATGGCAGTTCAAACCAAGAGTATTGTCGACTCTAAACATAACCTGGGTAGCACTTCAGTTGCTTCTCCAACTGCAACCCGTAACTCAACTACAGCAACGACTGAAGTGTGCGTGTTCTGTCATACCCCTCACGGTGGCGTAGCTAAAGATGGTGATGGTAATGCAGTGGCTCCTTTGTGGAACAAATCTCTGCCGGCCAAAGCCAGTTTTTCTACTTATAACACTTTGGGTACCGCAACCCTGCAAGGTTCTGTGACTTCTGTGGGTTCGGTTTCTATCGCCTGTCTGTCTTGCCACGATGGTTCCCAGGCTATGGACGTGATGATCAACCAACCTGGCTCCGGTGGGTATAATGCAGCAGGTGCTCGTCTCGCTGGTACCTGGACTTCTCCAGATGGTACTGTTGATACCGCGACAGGTAAGATGAAAACAACAGATCCAATACCAGGTCTTGGTACTGATTTAACCAATGACCATCCTATTGGTATCCAGTATGCCGGTGGTCTGCGTTCAGGTCAGACTGACAGATCACTGTCTGCCAGCTACAAAAATCCCGATTTCCGCGGTTTGGCCTCCACCAGCATTAACGGAAATACTGTTTGGTATGTACCTGTACCTGCTACCAACGCAACTACTGGTGTAGCGAACGCTATCAACGGAACCCAGATTTCTCCCGTATCCGGTATCCGTAACAAGACAGATATGGCGCTCTACACTCGTACCGATGCTGGCATTGATGCCGGTGCAGCACAGCCTTTCGTAGAGTGTGCTTCTTGCCACGATCCTCACCAGGCCGATACCAAAACTTTCCTGCGTATCGACAACACAGGAAGTGCAGTATGTCTGGCCTGTCACGTGAAATAA
- a CDS encoding peptidylprolyl isomerase → MTPSVLAEEPSPASELPPPYTQIYARIDGNPELLVSFQDFYQYKRRNKYYHSQPPEAEYASFVESVQNEWLEQIVLQNFLQQQRPDFQVDNKEVDSQVTRFDEQMQNNPDWPVVKDAYLKVYRQRLIRDLLYRAYKDEFEKAVAVSEEEARHFYEQHPEKFTQPPRNRVSLILLGVDPSTGAEAWDSARKQMEQVRFRIANGEDFAEMAREFSTDPTAESGGDMGFVHKGSISNIADEALASLAPGEMTPVLMLLNGIALFRLDERLPEQHHSFDEVKQRATGLALQEKRIDTWKDFITGLKQAAKVEILIKD, encoded by the coding sequence TTGACACCTAGTGTTCTGGCCGAGGAACCATCCCCGGCATCCGAGTTGCCACCTCCCTATACCCAGATCTATGCCAGGATCGATGGCAATCCTGAGCTTTTGGTGTCTTTCCAGGATTTTTACCAATACAAGCGCCGAAACAAGTACTACCACAGTCAGCCACCGGAAGCCGAATATGCGTCTTTTGTAGAAAGCGTTCAAAACGAATGGCTGGAGCAGATAGTGCTGCAAAATTTTCTGCAGCAACAAAGACCTGATTTCCAGGTTGATAACAAAGAAGTCGATTCTCAAGTGACTCGCTTCGATGAGCAAATGCAGAACAACCCCGATTGGCCAGTGGTTAAGGATGCTTACCTCAAGGTCTATCGCCAGCGCTTAATTCGGGATCTGTTATACCGTGCCTATAAAGATGAATTTGAAAAGGCGGTGGCTGTATCCGAGGAAGAAGCGCGGCACTTCTATGAGCAGCACCCGGAAAAATTTACCCAGCCACCTCGTAATAGAGTGTCTTTGATCCTGCTGGGGGTCGACCCTTCGACCGGTGCTGAGGCCTGGGACAGTGCCCGTAAACAAATGGAGCAGGTGCGTTTCAGAATCGCCAATGGTGAAGATTTTGCCGAGATGGCGCGTGAGTTCTCCACCGATCCCACGGCAGAAAGCGGTGGCGATATGGGCTTTGTCCACAAGGGCAGTATTTCCAATATTGCCGATGAGGCTTTGGCTTCGCTAGCGCCGGGGGAAATGACCCCCGTACTGATGCTGCTGAACGGTATAGCCCTGTTCAGGCTGGATGAAAGGTTGCCCGAGCAGCACCACAGTTTTGATGAGGTCAAACAAAGGGCAACCGGCTTGGCACTGCAGGAAAAGCGGATTGATACCTGGAAAGACTTCATTACCGGTCTGAAGCAGGCGGCCAAGGTTGAAATACTGATCAAAGACTAG
- a CDS encoding c(7)-type cytochrome triheme domain-containing protein, with protein MVQPIKCRETIGDAVSMVKKINKVRSAILACATALTMLGLALPMSAQAEYGDIVINNYADQAGMNPVVFPHWFHRARFRCKVCHADLGFKFKAGGNEINMLKIIDGQYCGACHNGEIAWQVENCNLCHSGKPGTPTQVHGSTVQKLVTPANAKNKGK; from the coding sequence ATGGTTCAACCCATTAAATGTCGTGAAACCATAGGGGATGCAGTGAGTATGGTGAAAAAAATTAATAAAGTGCGAAGCGCTATTTTGGCCTGTGCCACAGCGTTGACCATGTTGGGACTGGCATTGCCCATGTCGGCCCAGGCCGAATACGGTGACATAGTCATCAACAACTATGCCGATCAGGCCGGTATGAATCCCGTGGTATTTCCTCACTGGTTCCACCGTGCCCGTTTCCGTTGCAAGGTGTGCCATGCGGATCTGGGCTTTAAGTTTAAGGCTGGCGGCAATGAAATCAACATGTTGAAGATTATTGATGGCCAATATTGTGGCGCCTGCCACAACGGTGAAATTGCCTGGCAGGTGGAAAACTGCAACCTGTGTCACTCCGGCAAACCGGGAACGCCGACCCAGGTACACGGCAGCACGGTACAAAAGCTGGTGACTCCCGCCAACGCCAAGAATAAGGGGAAGTAA